In a genomic window of Halobiforma lacisalsi AJ5:
- a CDS encoding MFS transporter, which translates to MIAGERSLWHNRDFRRFFAGQFVTNAGDSLYTVAVLWLAFELSGSSLVTGALNAILLLPWLLQILAGPLVDRLPLRSVLVGSQVVQGLVVLALPVTAVTGHLSVGVLFAVAPILMLATLLMAPMESALLPRIVTEERLSDANSALATVTLGLDMVFDALGGGFIALFGATTLFLTDSITFAVAALLFAGITIGTPADREGTEDADDSAPSVGSVLRSYRSDLRAGVDVLRGTLFVELILTTAVANFTTGVALAILPAFGDGLGGPAVYGLLLGALGIGRLVGSIVAPYVEGVPYGTVLVSQGVGAGCWLAAVFAPSPAATVVLFGLAWVPAGASGVLTATLNQRVFPSDLLGRVSATKGTASGATLPLGSLVGGLIAESLGTTTTMALAASGFGFTAVYVLSRPRLRRLPPVDAATPSDFGLELESDRSTE; encoded by the coding sequence ATGATCGCCGGCGAGCGCTCGCTGTGGCACAATCGTGACTTCCGGCGGTTCTTCGCCGGGCAGTTCGTCACGAACGCCGGGGACAGCCTCTACACGGTAGCCGTCCTCTGGCTCGCGTTCGAACTGAGCGGCTCGAGTCTCGTCACCGGCGCGCTGAACGCCATACTGCTGCTTCCGTGGCTGTTGCAGATACTCGCCGGGCCGCTCGTCGATCGGCTGCCGCTCAGGTCCGTCCTCGTCGGATCGCAGGTAGTTCAGGGGCTCGTCGTGCTCGCCCTGCCGGTTACGGCGGTAACCGGTCATCTAAGCGTCGGCGTGTTGTTCGCCGTCGCACCGATCCTCATGCTCGCGACGCTGCTGATGGCCCCGATGGAGTCCGCCCTCCTCCCGCGGATCGTCACCGAGGAACGGCTCTCCGACGCCAATTCGGCCCTGGCGACGGTGACGCTCGGACTGGACATGGTGTTCGATGCCCTCGGGGGCGGCTTCATCGCTCTGTTCGGGGCGACGACGCTGTTCCTGACCGACTCGATCACGTTCGCCGTCGCTGCACTGCTGTTCGCCGGCATCACGATCGGGACCCCCGCCGACCGGGAGGGGACGGAAGACGCCGACGACTCCGCACCGTCCGTCGGATCCGTCCTCCGGTCGTACCGGTCGGATTTGCGGGCGGGTGTCGACGTCCTCCGGGGGACCCTCTTCGTCGAACTGATACTGACGACCGCCGTCGCGAACTTCACGACCGGCGTCGCGCTGGCGATCCTCCCGGCGTTCGGCGACGGTCTCGGCGGGCCCGCTGTCTACGGTCTGCTACTCGGGGCGCTCGGTATCGGCCGCCTGGTGGGTTCGATCGTCGCTCCCTACGTCGAAGGCGTCCCCTACGGAACGGTGCTCGTCTCCCAGGGGGTAGGTGCGGGGTGCTGGCTCGCAGCGGTGTTCGCGCCCTCCCCAGCGGCTACGGTCGTCCTGTTCGGTCTCGCGTGGGTGCCCGCCGGCGCCTCGGGCGTGCTCACGGCGACGCTGAACCAGCGCGTGTTCCCGTCCGACCTGCTCGGGCGGGTCTCCGCGACGAAGGGGACCGCGTCCGGGGCGACGCTCCCGCTGGGCTCGCTCGTCGGCGGCCTCATCGCCGAGTCGTTGGGCACGACGACGACCATGGCCCTGGCCGCGAGCGGCTTCGGCTTTACAGCCGTCTACGTCCTCTCGCGGCCACGACTTCGACGGCTTCCCCCGGTCGACGCGGCCACGCCCAGCGACTTCGGGCTGGAACTCGAGTCCGATCGGTCGACGGAGTAG
- a CDS encoding redox-regulated ATPase YchF, whose protein sequence is MSTSYRIGLVGKPSVGKSSFFNAATMNDVPEGAYPFTTIDPSVGEAYVRVDCAAPEFDEECTPSVGYCDHGTRFVPTKLVDVAGLIPGAHEGAGLGNQFLTDLNETDVLVHVVDFSGKTDLEGEPTEGHDPRKDIDFLEEELDQWYLDVLEKGIERYESGYTTADDDIEEELAEQMSAFRTNEDEIKRLIRRVDVGFDPGEWDDEDELELAREIRTETKPIVIAANKMDLPEAQDNYEEITADPDYDHLTFVPCSAHAEKALKSADKAGVVDYRPGDADFEIVGDVSDDQEQGLEQIREFLGEYGATGVQAALETALFDVLGVTPVFPGGANGLGNERGEVLPDCYLIPPESTAEDFAYSLHSDIGDGFLHAIDCRTNRQLGKDYTVEPRDVIEVVTTN, encoded by the coding sequence ATGAGTACGAGTTACCGGATCGGACTCGTCGGCAAACCTTCCGTCGGCAAGTCCTCCTTCTTCAATGCAGCGACGATGAACGACGTGCCCGAAGGGGCCTACCCGTTCACGACCATCGACCCCAGCGTGGGCGAAGCCTACGTCCGCGTCGACTGTGCGGCCCCCGAGTTCGACGAAGAGTGTACCCCATCGGTCGGCTACTGCGACCACGGCACGCGGTTCGTCCCGACCAAACTCGTCGACGTGGCCGGCCTCATCCCGGGCGCACACGAGGGCGCAGGCCTGGGCAACCAGTTCCTGACCGACCTGAACGAGACCGACGTGCTCGTCCACGTCGTCGACTTCTCGGGCAAGACGGACCTCGAGGGCGAACCGACCGAGGGCCACGACCCCCGCAAGGATATCGACTTCCTCGAGGAGGAACTCGACCAGTGGTACCTCGACGTCTTAGAGAAGGGGATCGAGCGCTACGAGTCGGGCTATACGACCGCGGACGACGATATCGAGGAGGAACTCGCCGAACAGATGAGCGCGTTCCGGACGAACGAAGACGAGATCAAGCGCCTGATCCGCCGGGTCGACGTCGGGTTCGACCCCGGCGAGTGGGACGACGAGGACGAACTCGAACTCGCCCGCGAGATCCGCACGGAGACCAAGCCGATCGTCATCGCGGCGAACAAGATGGATCTCCCCGAGGCCCAGGACAACTACGAGGAGATCACGGCCGATCCCGACTACGATCACCTCACGTTCGTCCCCTGCAGCGCCCACGCCGAGAAGGCGCTCAAATCCGCCGACAAGGCCGGCGTCGTCGACTACCGTCCCGGCGACGCCGACTTCGAGATCGTCGGCGACGTCTCGGACGACCAGGAACAGGGCCTCGAGCAGATCCGCGAGTTTCTGGGCGAGTACGGCGCGACCGGCGTCCAGGCGGCGCTCGAGACCGCGCTGTTCGACGTGCTTGGCGTGACACCCGTCTTCCCGGGCGGCGCAAACGGGCTCGGGAACGAACGCGGCGAGGTGCTGCCAGACTGCTACCTGATTCCGCCGGAATCGACCGCGGAGGACTTCGCGTACAGCCTCCACTCCGATATCGGCGACGGCTTCCTTCACGCGATCGACTGTCGGACGAACCGCCAGCTCGGGAAAGACTACACGGTCGAACCCCGGGACGTGATCGAAGTCGTCACGACGAACTGA
- a CDS encoding class I SAM-dependent methyltransferase has translation MSDNRRENRRLWNEWSDDFQARWNADTADGELPPAPSPFAPDAPGGPQPEILETVEGKDYVELGCGGGQGSVGTAELGAETVVGVDFSGEQLRHARHLREFYGVDARFVQGDVTNLPLPDDRFDVASSEAVFQMMEDLEEALHEARRVLCEGGVLVLSVPHPLHEILDSEAGTLERSYFDTGRREITIDEEYESDLVVFDRTVADLHNALVDAGFDVRRLVEHRHGKFEANDPEDLDLPEVLWKVPQSVRFWAVAR, from the coding sequence ATGTCCGACAACCGGCGGGAGAACCGACGGCTGTGGAACGAGTGGAGCGACGATTTTCAGGCCCGGTGGAACGCCGACACGGCCGACGGGGAGCTACCGCCGGCCCCGTCCCCGTTCGCGCCGGACGCCCCGGGCGGTCCACAGCCCGAAATTCTCGAGACCGTCGAGGGGAAAGACTACGTCGAACTGGGATGTGGCGGCGGTCAGGGGAGCGTCGGAACCGCCGAACTCGGGGCCGAGACCGTCGTCGGGGTCGATTTCTCCGGCGAACAACTGCGACACGCGAGGCACCTACGGGAGTTCTACGGCGTCGACGCCCGGTTCGTCCAGGGCGACGTCACGAACCTGCCGCTGCCGGACGACCGCTTCGACGTCGCCTCCTCCGAAGCGGTGTTCCAGATGATGGAAGACCTCGAGGAGGCGCTCCACGAGGCGCGTCGCGTCCTGTGCGAGGGCGGCGTCCTCGTGCTCAGCGTCCCCCATCCGCTCCACGAAATCCTCGATTCCGAGGCGGGCACCCTCGAGCGGAGCTACTTCGATACCGGCCGCCGGGAGATCACGATCGACGAGGAGTACGAATCGGACCTGGTCGTCTTCGACCGCACCGTCGCCGACCTCCACAACGCCCTCGTCGACGCCGGGTTCGACGTTCGACGGCTCGTCGAACATCGGCATGGAAAGTTCGAGGCGAACGATCCGGAAGATCTCGACCTCCCGGAGGTCCTGTGGAAGGTTCCACAGAGCGTTCGCTTCTGGGCCGTCGCGCGGTGA
- a CDS encoding TrmB family transcriptional regulator yields MTQDTTTSEAVSLLQELGLQEYEARCFLALTQLSSGTAKEVHEISEVPRTRVYDAIRVLESQGLVEVQHSSPQQYRAVSITEATRTLRQKYSDRIETLETYLETIEHRESESDNDQVQEVWSLAGNEAIDSRTLDLIDDAESEVALLVVDEALLSDALFDRLHDAVEEEISIVLGGQTEEITSRLGAELPNVTTFETGLDWLTGPWADHEVAISRILLVDRETLLIGSYYPDSADSTKSEQAVYATGLENGVVVLLRRLISSGLPATGDPTK; encoded by the coding sequence ATGACACAGGATACGACTACCAGCGAGGCGGTGAGTCTGTTGCAAGAACTCGGACTACAGGAGTACGAAGCACGATGCTTTCTGGCGTTAACGCAGCTTTCGAGCGGGACGGCCAAGGAGGTTCACGAAATCTCCGAAGTGCCGCGGACGCGAGTGTACGACGCCATTCGGGTCCTGGAATCGCAGGGGCTCGTCGAAGTCCAGCACTCGAGCCCCCAGCAGTACCGTGCGGTCAGTATCACCGAGGCTACCCGGACCCTTCGCCAGAAGTACTCCGACCGGATCGAAACGCTCGAGACGTATCTCGAGACGATCGAGCACCGCGAATCCGAGTCGGACAACGACCAGGTCCAGGAAGTGTGGTCGCTGGCGGGCAACGAGGCGATCGATTCTCGAACGCTCGATCTCATCGACGACGCGGAGTCTGAGGTCGCGCTGCTCGTCGTGGACGAAGCGCTCCTGTCGGACGCGCTGTTCGACCGACTCCACGACGCGGTCGAAGAGGAGATCTCGATCGTACTCGGCGGGCAGACGGAGGAGATCACGTCGCGACTCGGGGCGGAACTCCCGAACGTCACGACGTTCGAGACCGGACTGGACTGGCTCACTGGACCGTGGGCCGACCACGAAGTGGCGATCAGCCGGATCCTGCTCGTCGACCGGGAGACGCTGCTGATCGGCTCGTACTATCCGGACAGTGCCGACAGCACGAAGAGCGAGCAGGCGGTCTACGCCACCGGGCTCGAGAACGGGGTCGTCGTCCTCCTCCGTCGCCTGATCTCGTCCGGATTGCCTGCGACCGGTGATCCGACGAAGTGA
- a CDS encoding pyridoxal-phosphate-dependent aminotransferase family protein, with amino-acid sequence MSDYRDRFRMTPGPTEVPDAVRERMAEPMPNPDVEPEFVDFYRELTEKLETVYGAGRDGADGRVESDAAVLAGEGILGLEAAVASLVEEGDGVLCLSNGLYGDGFADFVDAHGGEPVTCEGPWRETLDRDAVAAAIERAADAGVEFDVATMVHCETPTGTLNDLEPILDLLAEHDIVSVVDAVSSLGGTPVPTDRIDVCLGASQKCFSAPPGLTTCAISDRAWERIEAVETAEYYLDLEPWRTAVDDGRFPYSHATANLYGLDAALDLLLEEGLDSVFDRHEEAARVCRERAAELGLETYPESTADCSPTVTALEVDGNAVELQEALREDHDVVLATSLADLEDDVLRIGHMGHNARVDRVERTMDALADVRA; translated from the coding sequence ATGAGCGACTACCGCGACCGATTCCGGATGACCCCCGGTCCGACCGAGGTCCCCGACGCCGTCCGCGAGCGGATGGCGGAACCCATGCCGAACCCCGACGTCGAACCGGAGTTCGTCGACTTCTACCGCGAGTTGACCGAGAAACTCGAGACCGTCTACGGCGCGGGCCGGGACGGTGCCGACGGCCGAGTCGAGTCGGACGCGGCCGTCCTGGCCGGCGAGGGTATCCTCGGGCTCGAGGCCGCGGTCGCCTCGCTCGTCGAGGAGGGCGATGGGGTCCTCTGTCTCTCGAACGGCCTCTACGGCGACGGGTTCGCCGACTTCGTCGACGCCCACGGCGGCGAGCCGGTCACCTGCGAGGGGCCGTGGCGGGAGACGCTCGACCGGGACGCGGTCGCGGCCGCAATCGAGCGCGCGGCCGATGCTGGCGTCGAGTTCGACGTCGCGACGATGGTCCACTGCGAGACGCCGACGGGAACGCTCAACGACCTCGAGCCGATCCTGGACCTGCTGGCGGAACACGACATCGTCTCCGTCGTCGACGCCGTCTCTTCGCTCGGCGGGACGCCCGTGCCGACCGACCGGATCGACGTCTGCCTCGGCGCGAGCCAGAAGTGTTTCAGCGCGCCGCCGGGGCTGACGACCTGTGCGATCAGCGACCGGGCCTGGGAGCGCATCGAGGCCGTCGAAACCGCGGAGTACTACCTGGATCTCGAGCCCTGGCGGACCGCCGTCGACGACGGGCGATTTCCGTACTCGCACGCCACCGCGAACCTCTACGGGCTCGATGCCGCCCTCGACCTGCTGCTCGAGGAAGGCCTCGATTCGGTCTTCGACCGCCACGAGGAGGCCGCACGGGTCTGTCGAGAGCGCGCCGCCGAACTGGGCCTCGAGACCTACCCCGAGAGCACCGCGGACTGCTCGCCGACGGTCACCGCCCTCGAGGTCGACGGGAACGCCGTCGAGTTGCAGGAAGCGCTGCGGGAGGATCACGACGTCGTGCTCGCAACGAGTCTGGCCGACCTCGAGGACGACGTTCTCCGGATCGGGCACATGGGCCACAACGCACGTGTCGATCGCGTCGAACGGACGATGGACGCGCTCGCCGACGTCCGCGCGTAA
- a CDS encoding NAD(P)H-hydrate dehydratase, with protein MGRLQRTLSNVSDDSGADSGRVAVVGGSIDYPNQPALVGRAALRTGSDHVRALVAEPIYDVVAGHSPNLLASYYPGERFGSEAHERSREVAAWADALVIGPGLVDAEPGAVCETIDAVDLPVVVDALAIEPALEADLSNAVLTPSGSEDDPLEETYGSLEAVTEETGAVVTLTGDVDEIVANGERQHNETGTSALTVAGTGDTLAGIIASLLGQGMDREEAAELGAWILGKSGELATAEYGPGVVATDVIDRIPDTIR; from the coding sequence ATGGGACGCCTCCAGCGAACGCTGTCGAACGTGTCCGACGACTCGGGGGCCGACAGCGGCCGCGTCGCCGTCGTCGGCGGCAGCATCGACTACCCGAACCAGCCCGCGCTCGTCGGGCGGGCCGCGCTTCGTACCGGCTCGGATCACGTCCGGGCGCTCGTCGCGGAACCGATCTACGACGTCGTCGCGGGCCACTCGCCGAACCTGCTCGCGAGTTACTACCCCGGCGAACGGTTCGGATCGGAGGCCCACGAACGCAGCCGCGAGGTCGCCGCGTGGGCCGACGCGCTGGTCATCGGGCCGGGGCTGGTCGACGCGGAGCCCGGGGCCGTCTGCGAGACGATCGACGCGGTCGACCTCCCCGTCGTCGTCGACGCGCTCGCGATCGAACCCGCCCTCGAGGCCGACCTCTCGAACGCCGTCCTCACGCCCAGCGGTTCGGAGGACGATCCGCTCGAAGAAACCTACGGCTCGCTCGAGGCCGTCACTGAGGAGACGGGCGCAGTTGTGACGCTGACCGGTGACGTCGACGAGATCGTCGCGAACGGCGAGCGCCAGCACAACGAGACGGGAACGTCGGCGCTGACCGTGGCGGGGACGGGCGACACGCTCGCCGGCATCATCGCCTCCCTGCTGGGCCAGGGGATGGACCGTGAGGAGGCGGCGGAGCTGGGAGCCTGGATCCTCGGCAAGAGCGGCGAACTCGCGACGGCCGAGTACGGGCCGGGCGTCGTCGCGACGGACGTCATCGACCGGATCCCGGACACCATCCGGTAG
- a CDS encoding phosphoribosyltransferase, whose amino-acid sequence MTAFDDRTDAGERLAAELERRGLEVEVVLGIPRGALPVARPVADALEADLDVVVARKMGAPNNPELALGAVASDGSVWYNDDLVDRLDVSETYLEEIREEEAENARKKADRYRDSEELPDLEDERVVVVDDGVATGATANACLRQVREAGAAFVALAVPVGSPRSIAELEDEADEVIALRTPENFRAVGQFYRDFGQVTDQEAIGYLEGDG is encoded by the coding sequence ATGACCGCCTTCGACGACAGAACCGACGCCGGCGAACGACTCGCAGCGGAACTCGAGCGTCGCGGACTCGAGGTGGAGGTCGTCCTCGGCATCCCCCGTGGCGCGTTACCCGTAGCGCGCCCCGTCGCGGACGCGCTCGAGGCCGACCTGGACGTCGTGGTCGCCCGGAAGATGGGCGCGCCGAACAACCCCGAACTCGCCCTCGGGGCCGTCGCCAGCGACGGCAGCGTCTGGTACAACGACGACCTCGTCGATCGGCTGGACGTCTCCGAGACGTACCTCGAGGAGATCCGCGAGGAGGAGGCCGAGAACGCACGCAAGAAAGCCGACCGGTACCGCGACAGCGAGGAGCTGCCGGACCTCGAGGACGAGCGCGTGGTGGTCGTCGACGACGGGGTCGCGACCGGAGCGACGGCGAACGCCTGCCTCCGGCAGGTCCGTGAAGCAGGTGCCGCGTTCGTCGCACTGGCCGTCCCCGTCGGATCGCCGCGCTCGATCGCCGAACTCGAGGACGAAGCGGACGAGGTGATCGCGCTCAGGACCCCGGAGAACTTCCGGGCCGTCGGTCAGTTCTACCGGGACTTCGGCCAGGTGACCGACCAGGAGGCGATCGGGTACCTCGAGGGCGACGGCTAG
- a CDS encoding rubrerythrin-like domain-containing protein: MKDVQLDPTEESTYECFNCGTVVTAVAPGECPDCGTEMRNRGTPIE, encoded by the coding sequence ATGAAAGACGTGCAACTCGATCCGACCGAGGAATCGACCTACGAGTGTTTCAACTGCGGCACAGTCGTCACTGCGGTCGCGCCGGGAGAGTGCCCGGACTGCGGAACGGAAATGCGGAACCGCGGTACCCCGATCGAATAA
- a CDS encoding bacterio-opsin activator domain-containing protein → MATERSDGVVVVVDPGDSSAFPTEFGAGDEIPGEPIVVRTADEALAAVAERRVDCALTPQALPDGSGLALLDRIRDADPNCPVVLAPEDGDEALASAAIAAGVEEYVPRSGGEGGNRQALLAALERAIDTARERRRRTEDARGFRAVFDDPDTAAWLLEPDGRVRRANEAALASTESADGVCGRRFRDLERWQPVEDGSVAVENAVERAAAGEIVTRELTLEAADDGPQRLEITIRPVRDGSGVVTSLLARATDVTERARLEAELRESEELHRVTLNNMTDTVLITDDDGAFTYVCPNVNFIFGYTDEEIYEMGTIEELLGPDLFDREELVEEGVLTNLECTATDRAGREHTLLVNVREVSIQGGTTLYSCRDVTERKRREEALTALHRTARELLYAETEREIANVVVEDATDVLDCEATGAYLFDTDENRLQPVAGSPALESLHGPLPTRRATDDSVAGAVFLDGESRFYDDLHDAPELSDPTTGLRSAAFVPLGDHGLFLAGSSAVGAFDAVSRELTDLLAATAEAALDRVERERTLRERDRELKRRNRQLSRLNRINEIIREIDAALVEAETREEIERAVCERLTAADRFSFAWIAATDGDSLEARAHGGTDRGRDYLDSVSLSPSEGTTEPAVRTARTGEVTVVPNVADDLRDHPWRSEALTRDYQSAVGVPIAYDEFAYGVLTVYADRPDAFDDVTRTVLEELGETIASAIAAVERKRALLSNASTRLEFDVRDESFVLLRLARQADCTLSFDGGLRQRENGVAVFATVEDAAAEAVATVAADLVAVDRVQVIGDGADEAGDGGTVLLELSPPFLALQLADHGAVLRRVEATPDSAHVVVDVPDSVDAKGSADVVSSAFDDVELRSKRTVDRSTPRDLRSELLERLTDRQLEVVQLAYYGGYFESPRERSGEEIADALDISPAAFYRHNRTVQRKLFSMLFEELGVPATAQGVE, encoded by the coding sequence ATGGCTACCGAACGGTCGGACGGCGTCGTGGTGGTCGTCGACCCCGGCGACTCGAGCGCGTTCCCCACGGAGTTCGGTGCCGGGGACGAAATTCCGGGCGAACCGATCGTCGTTCGAACGGCCGACGAGGCGCTCGCGGCCGTCGCCGAGCGACGCGTCGACTGCGCCCTGACGCCACAGGCGTTGCCGGACGGGAGCGGCCTCGCGTTGCTCGACCGGATCCGCGACGCGGACCCGAACTGCCCCGTGGTCCTCGCGCCCGAGGACGGCGACGAGGCGCTCGCGAGCGCGGCGATCGCCGCCGGTGTCGAGGAGTACGTCCCCCGAAGCGGCGGCGAAGGCGGGAACCGCCAGGCGCTCCTCGCGGCCCTCGAGCGCGCGATCGATACCGCCCGCGAGCGGCGGCGACGAACCGAGGACGCCCGCGGGTTCCGGGCAGTGTTCGACGACCCCGACACCGCCGCCTGGCTCCTCGAGCCCGACGGACGGGTTCGACGTGCCAACGAGGCCGCGCTCGCGTCGACGGAGAGTGCTGACGGCGTATGCGGGCGACGCTTCCGCGACCTCGAACGGTGGCAACCCGTCGAGGACGGCTCGGTCGCGGTCGAAAACGCCGTCGAGCGGGCCGCCGCTGGCGAGATCGTAACGCGCGAACTGACGCTTGAAGCGGCCGACGACGGTCCGCAGCGGCTCGAGATCACGATCCGGCCCGTCCGGGACGGCTCCGGGGTCGTTACTTCACTGCTCGCGCGAGCGACCGACGTCACCGAACGCGCCCGCCTCGAGGCGGAGTTGCGCGAGTCCGAGGAGCTCCACCGGGTGACGCTGAACAACATGACCGACACCGTCCTCATCACGGACGACGACGGGGCGTTCACCTACGTCTGCCCCAACGTCAACTTCATCTTCGGCTACACCGACGAGGAGATCTACGAGATGGGGACGATCGAGGAACTGCTCGGCCCCGACCTCTTCGACCGCGAGGAACTCGTCGAGGAGGGGGTGCTCACGAACCTCGAGTGTACCGCGACCGACAGGGCCGGTCGCGAGCACACGCTGCTGGTCAACGTCCGCGAGGTCTCGATCCAGGGCGGGACGACCCTCTACAGCTGTCGCGACGTCACCGAGCGCAAGCGCCGCGAGGAGGCGCTCACGGCACTGCACCGGACCGCCCGGGAACTGCTGTACGCGGAGACCGAACGAGAGATCGCGAACGTCGTCGTCGAGGACGCGACGGACGTCCTCGACTGCGAGGCGACGGGAGCCTACCTCTTCGACACCGACGAGAACCGCCTGCAGCCGGTCGCCGGTTCGCCGGCCCTCGAGTCGCTGCACGGGCCGTTGCCGACCCGGCGGGCGACCGACGACAGCGTCGCGGGCGCGGTCTTCCTCGACGGCGAGAGCCGGTTCTACGACGACCTCCACGACGCGCCCGAACTCTCGGACCCGACGACGGGCCTCCGTAGCGCCGCCTTCGTCCCGCTGGGCGATCACGGCCTCTTCCTCGCGGGCTCGTCGGCCGTCGGCGCGTTCGACGCCGTCTCGCGGGAGCTGACCGACCTGCTGGCCGCGACGGCCGAGGCCGCGCTCGACCGCGTCGAACGCGAGCGGACCCTGCGGGAGCGCGACCGGGAGCTCAAGCGGCGGAACCGCCAGCTCAGCCGGCTCAACCGGATCAACGAGATCATCCGCGAGATCGACGCCGCGCTGGTCGAGGCCGAGACCCGCGAGGAGATCGAACGCGCAGTCTGCGAGCGGCTCACGGCCGCTGACCGCTTCTCGTTCGCCTGGATCGCAGCCACGGACGGCGACTCGCTCGAGGCCCGCGCTCACGGGGGCACCGACCGGGGCCGGGATTACCTGGACAGCGTCTCGCTGTCGCCGTCCGAGGGGACGACCGAGCCGGCCGTGCGGACGGCCCGAACCGGCGAGGTGACCGTCGTCCCCAACGTCGCCGACGACCTGCGGGACCATCCCTGGCGCTCCGAGGCGCTGACCCGGGACTACCAGTCGGCCGTCGGCGTTCCGATCGCCTACGACGAGTTCGCCTACGGCGTGTTGACCGTCTACGCCGACCGGCCCGACGCGTTCGACGACGTCACCCGGACCGTCCTCGAGGAGCTCGGCGAGACGATCGCCTCCGCCATCGCGGCCGTCGAACGCAAGCGGGCGCTGCTGTCGAACGCGAGCACCCGCCTCGAGTTCGACGTCCGCGACGAGAGCTTCGTCCTCCTGCGGCTCGCCCGGCAAGCGGACTGTACGCTGTCGTTCGACGGTGGACTCCGACAGCGGGAGAACGGGGTCGCGGTCTTTGCGACCGTCGAGGACGCGGCCGCCGAAGCGGTGGCGACTGTCGCTGCGGACCTCGTCGCCGTCGACCGGGTGCAGGTGATCGGCGATGGAGCCGACGAGGCGGGTGACGGCGGAACGGTGCTCCTCGAACTCTCCCCGCCGTTCCTCGCCCTGCAACTGGCCGATCACGGAGCCGTGTTGCGCCGCGTCGAGGCGACCCCCGACAGCGCCCACGTCGTTGTCGACGTCCCCGACAGTGTCGACGCGAAGGGGAGCGCAGACGTCGTCTCGTCGGCGTTCGACGACGTCGAGTTGCGATCGAAGCGGACCGTCGACCGGTCGACGCCACGGGACCTGCGGTCGGAACTGCTCGAGCGGCTGACCGACCGACAACTCGAGGTCGTCCAGCTCGCGTACTACGGCGGCTACTTCGAGTCGCCGCGCGAGCGGTCCGGCGAGGAAATCGCGGACGCGCTCGACATCTCCCCGGCGGCGTTCTACCGCCACAACCGGACCGTCCAGCGGAAGCTCTTCTCGATGCTGTTCGAGGAACTCGGCGTTCCCGCGACGGCGCAAGGGGTTGAATAG
- a CDS encoding ERCC4 domain-containing protein produces the protein MRVATTVDDREPAGVAAAVRDHPDVTEVAVDRLSAGDLAIGSVGVERKTPRDYVSTAMGRSGPALEDQVERLAAAYDHAYVLVEGEFRDFETLRTGVSPASIRGSMASITARHGVPVVPCGDLDGLVDFAVRLGRKHVEDPSSRPLPTGAVSSSREPTPKRMYGCIEGIGPQLAATLYERYPTVEALLEADLADLTEIDGIGETRARTIYAAVRGIDSEPGSP, from the coding sequence ATGCGCGTCGCCACCACCGTCGACGACCGCGAACCCGCGGGGGTCGCCGCCGCGGTCCGCGACCACCCCGACGTCACCGAGGTCGCCGTCGATCGGCTCTCGGCCGGCGACCTCGCGATCGGCTCCGTCGGCGTCGAGCGCAAGACTCCCCGGGACTACGTCTCGACCGCGATGGGCCGCTCCGGGCCCGCCCTCGAGGACCAGGTCGAACGGCTCGCGGCCGCCTACGATCACGCCTACGTCCTGGTCGAGGGTGAGTTCCGCGACTTCGAGACGCTGCGAACGGGCGTCTCGCCCGCTTCGATCCGGGGGTCGATGGCTTCGATCACGGCCCGCCACGGGGTACCGGTCGTCCCCTGTGGCGACCTGGACGGGCTCGTCGATTTCGCGGTTCGGCTCGGTCGCAAGCACGTGGAGGACCCCTCGAGCCGGCCGCTTCCGACGGGTGCCGTCTCGAGCAGCCGCGAGCCGACGCCGAAACGAATGTACGGCTGCATCGAGGGGATCGGGCCGCAGCTCGCGGCGACGCTGTACGAGCGGTATCCGACCGTCGAGGCGCTGCTCGAGGCCGACCTCGCCGACCTCACGGAGATCGATGGAATCGGCGAGACGCGGGCGCGGACGATCTATGCGGCGGTTCGGGGGATCGACTCCGAACCGGGATCGCCCTGA